Proteins encoded by one window of Lycium barbarum isolate Lr01 chromosome 11, ASM1917538v2, whole genome shotgun sequence:
- the LOC132618809 gene encoding sugar carrier protein C-like — protein sequence MAGGGGGISSGPNNGKEYPGNLTVYVLVTCIVAGMGGLIFGYDIGISGGVTSMEHFLRKFFPSVYNKEKADKSTNQYCKFDSQTLTMFTSSLYLAALCSSLVASTITRKLGRRLSMLFGGILFCVGALINGFAKDVAMLIVGRILLGFGIGFANQSVPLYLSEMAPYKYRGALNIGFQFSITIGILVANVLNYFFAKIPWGWRLSLGGAMVPALIISVGSLLLPETPNSMIERGNNEEAKTKLRRIRGVDDVDEEFNDLVMASEASRKIEHPWRNLLQRKYRPHLTMAIAIPFFQQLTGINVIMFYAPVLFKTIGFAGDASLMSAVITGVVNVVATVVSIYYVDKLGRRFLFLEGGLQMLLCQIAVAICIGLKFGADGNGGDLPKWYAIVVVMFICAYVAAFAWSWGPLAWLVPSEIFPLEIRSAAQSINVSVNMIFTFIVAQVFLTLLCHLKFGLFLFFAFFVCVMTVFIYFFLPETKNVPIEEMVIVWKEHWFWARFMTEVDYPSKGNSSIEMAKGDNGCKLV from the exons ATggctggtggtggtggtggaaTTAGCTCTGGTCCAAATAATGGGAAAGAATATCCTGGAAATCTAACTGTTTATGTTCTTGTTACTTGCATTGTTGCTGGTATGGGTGGCCTGATTTTTGGTTATGATATTGGAATTTCAG GTGGAGTGACATCAATGGAGCATTTCTTGCGTAAATTTTTCCCATCTGTTTATAACAAGGAAAAAGCAGACAAATCAACAAACCAGTACTGCAAATTTGACAGCCAAACACTTACAATGTTTACATCATCATTGTATCTTGCTGCACTTTGTTCCTCACTTGTTGCATCTACTATTACAAGAAAACTAGGAAGGAGGCTTTCAATGTTGTTTGGGGGTATCCTGTTTTGTGTTGGGGCTTTGATTAATGGATTTGCTAAGGATGTTGCTATGCTCATTGTTGGAAGAATTTTGCTTGGTTTTGGTATTGGATTCGCCAATCAG TCTGTTCCCTTGTACTTATCTGAAATGGCTCCATACAAGTACAGAGGAGCACTCAACATTGGCTTTCAATTTTCCATCACAATTGGAATTCTTGTAGCCAATGTGTTGAACTATTTCTTCGCAAAAATCCCTTGGGGATGGCGTTTGAGTCTAGGTGGCGCTATGGTCCCCGCATTGATCATCTCCGTTGGTTCCCTCCTCCTCCCTGAGACTCCCAATTCTATGATCGAACGTGGCAACAACGAGGAAGCTAAAACGAAGCTCAGGAGAATCAGGGGCGTCGATGATGTAGACGAAGAATTTAATGATTTAGTCATGGCTAGTGAAGCCTCAAGGAAAATCGAGCACCCTTGGAGAAATTTATTGCAAAGGAAGTATAGGCCACATTTGACTATGGCTATTGCTATTCCATTTTTCCAGCAACTTACTGGGATTAATGTGATCATGTTTTATGCCCCTGTGCTGTTCAAGACTATTGGTTTTGCTGGTGATGCTTCATTGATGTCTGCTGTTATTACTGGTGTAGTCAACGTTGTTGCTACTGTGGTTTCTATTTACTATGTTGATAAGTTGGGAAGAAGATTCTTGTTCCTTGAAGGTGGGCTTCAGATGCTTCTTTGTCAA ATTGCCGTGGCAATTTGCATTGGATTGAAGTTTGGAGCTGATGGTAATGGAGGGGACTTGCCAAAGTGGTATGCTATAGTAGTAGTAATGTTCATCTGTGCTTATGTAGCTGCATTTGCTTGGTCATGGGGTCCTCTGGCATGGTTAGTCCCTAGTGAAATTTTCCCACTCGAAATTCGCTCTGCAGCACAAAGTATCAACGTATCGGTAAACATGATCTTCACATTCATCGTCGCGCAAGTGTTCTTGACGCTCCTGTGCCACTTGAAGTTTGGTTTGTTCCTCTTCTTCGCGTTCTTCGTGTGTGTGATGACTGTGTTCATCTACTTCTTCTTGCCCGAGACGAAGAATGTGCCCATTGAAGAGATGGTTATTGTGTGGAAAGAGCATTGGTTTTGGGCTAGGTTTATGACTGAAGTTGATTATCCTAGCAAAGGGAATTCATCTATTGAAATGGCAAAGGGGGACAATGGTTGCAAATTAGTATGA
- the LOC132616947 gene encoding uncharacterized protein LOC132616947, giving the protein MCTLASTERRNKSSIFPFFCITMSRFFRIGSIKRIAQSLEKSQRSSYSGEKHGSLLRVGICSSKYRFYGQYTSSARGYASFTGYKVQNSMYNFHKIQSAHHARLAWRRFLTISLYKGRTFMPLSRIAQAVSLALCRSAVIVPGIFALGYGKNLAAAEALPDMDLSRNDFYLRAQDSHALFTRLILSAFEGVVLLVRAFYLAILFSPSIAMAPFADVLGPTYRKIWLQVVHRTLERAGPAFIKWGQWAATRPDLFPRDLCAELSKLHMKAPEHSFAYTKKVVEKAFGRTLSEIFESFEQTPVASGSIAQVHSASLKSRYRDRELKKPVKVAVKVRHPGVGESIRRDFEIINIVAKLSGFIPSLKWLRLDESVQQFAVFMMSQVDLAREAAHLSRFIYNFRRWKDVSFPKPVYPLVHPAVLVETFEEGESVAHYVDELQGHERLKSALAHIGTHALLKMLLVDNFMHADMHPGNILVRVQQHKSSRKRIFKSKPHVIFLDVGMTAELPQNDKLNLLEFFKAVARRDGTTAAKCTLNLSKKQNCPNPDAFIKEVKESFDFWGTPEGDLVHPADCMTQLLEQVRHHRVNIDGNVCTAMVTTLVLEGWQRKLDPDYNIMHTLQALLLKADWAKDLTYTIEQVMAP; this is encoded by the exons ATGTGCACGTTAGCTTCAACAGAAAGAAGAAATAAATCTTCAATATTCCCTTTTTTTTGCATCACCATGTCAAG ATTCTTTAGAATTGGTAGTATTAAAAGAATTGCACAATCCCTTGAAAAAAGTCAGAGAAGTTCCTATTCAGGAGAAAAGCACGGATCGCTTCTTAGGGTTGGGATATGTTCTTCAAAGTACAGATTTTATGGGCAATACACATCTTCTGCTAGAGGATACGCTTCATTTACGGGGTACAAAGTACAAAACAGTATGTACAACTTTCACAAGATACAGTCAGCACATCATGCCCGACTTGCTTGGAGGAGGTTCTTAACGATTTCTTTGTACAAAGGAAGAACTTTTATGCCACTAAGTAGAATTGCTCAAGCAGTTAGTTTGGCTTTGTGCCGCTCTGCGGTTATTGTTCCTGGTATATTTGCTTTAGGGTATGGAAAAAATTTAGCAGCAGCAGAGGCCCTGCCAGATATGGACCTTTCAAGGAATGATTTTTATCTACGTGCACAAGATAGTCATGCTTTATTTACTCGACTAATCCTTTCAGCATTTGAAGGTGTTGTTCTTTTGGTGAGAGCTTTTTATTTGGCGATCCTGTTTTCCCCGAGCATTGCGATGGCTCCGTTCGCAGATGTTCTGGGACCCACATACAGGAAAATATGGCTTCAGGTTGTTCACCGGACTCTCGAAAGAGCGGGTCCCGCATTTATAAAATGGGGCCAATGGGCGGCTACGCGTCCTGATCTATTCCCGAGAGACCTGTGTGCTGAGCTGTCAAAGCTTCACATGAAAGCCCCCGAACATAGCTTTGCCTACACGAAAAAAGTGGTCGAGAAAGCTTTCGGTCGCACGCTTTCCGAGATTTTTGAGTCGTTCGAGCAGACCCCGGTAGCTTCCGGAAGTATAGCTCAAGTACATAGTGCTTCCTTGAAATCTAGATACCGTGATCGAGAGCTTAAGAAGCCCGTGAAAGTGGCGGTAAAAGTTAGACACCCTGGAGTTGGTGAATCAATTAGAAGAGATTTCGAGATTATCAATATAGTTGCAAAATTATCGGGGTTTATTCCATCGCTTAAGTGGCTTAGATTGGACGAAAGTGTCCAGCAATTTGCTGTCTTTATGATGTCACAAGTTGACCTAGCCAGAGAAGCTGCTCATCTAAGTcgttttatttataattttcgGAGGTGGAAAGATGTCTCTTTCCCTAAACCTGTTTATCCATTAGTACATCCGGCCGTGCTGGTGGAAACTTTCGAGGAAGGGGAAAGTGTGGCCCACTATGTTGATGAACTTCAGGGCCACGAGCGACTTAAGAGTGCTCTTGCTCATATCGGAACTCATGCGCTTCTCAAGATGCTTCTG GTTGACAACTTTATGCATGCAGACATGCATCCAGGAAATATTCTTGTCCGTGTACAACAGCACAAATCCTCTCGGAAACGTATCTTCAAGTCAAAGCCCCACGTGATTTTCCTTGATGTAGGCATGACTGCTGAACTTCCTCAGAACGATAAGTTGAATTTGCTTGAATTCTTTAAGGCTGTTGCTCGTCGAGATGGTACCACTGCAGCTAAGTGCACTTTAAATCTATCAAAGAAGCAGAATTGCCCTAATCCAGATGCCTTCATTAAG GAAGTGAAAGAGTCCTTTGATTTTTGGGGGACTCCGGAAGGAGATTTAGTCCATCCTGCCGACTGCATGACACAACTACTCGAACAAGTTAGGCATCACAGAGTGAACATCGATGGCAACGTCTGCACCGCGATGGTTACAACATTAGTCCTCGAG GGTTGGCAACGGAAACTTGACCCTGATTATAATATAATGCACACGCTACAGGCGCTGCTTCTCAAAGCTGACTGGGCAAAGGATCTTACCTACACAATTGAACAGGTCATGGCTCCTTGA